Proteins from one Plasmodium relictum strain SGS1 genome assembly, chromosome: 10 genomic window:
- a CDS encoding MORN repeat protein, putative, which yields MKKFKDSLHIFSPKNKRYNDIKKNEIQKGIIYEIGNEIEENFDEDVENIKFNADDISSFFVKNNELESKEEYLWYENKNDTKNNIYKKMEDNKMEILFDPTLSGPFICCIVILSKKENVEMEFIYPNIDVNEENVLNKKNTKIITPFNIWYRYKGEWIEDIKILILERMSLFKDINMSNVLCDFNNFKSNNYEYNILYSVSGNKYYLIALDYLEDNKCKEIIMISQIPYFNILSMKLHSIIQSFVIKKDYKILEQFIDSFSMDTIFEEVTFNDFYINLSRDIKHINNIKIKNILIFLKAVLLEKKIAILCSKKGIGCKTLLLFLSFIPDIINLGFNIRNYEDKFEEWKKLKLPLILFHEKYILLLYIDNLKVFNEYTSEKNYLLSTNVNSDLYNFIKNDSDILYDIDKDTLIIRNEKLINALALTKYENNYLKKIHLDFKYFFNLTSFFENIKQNDKIINTQNINYSNTKIHNINNTSKINDKILNNYNNKNSTNNINNYNEISNENNIYNTNHININNTNDNNTVNINKNNNLSNNNIYNNNEINKIEANNNMKNKKILKENSANGNEMQIEQKNKLDKNDINELHNSRLNKKIPTNEYSDEKYEYIDDEEDIYIINTRSSALKKKQYKNCIGINENIATGEKEGSLKSDEVEKYITDLRIHFHIYFNDFFSLSKENFEEGIKKKKELYELNYNKFFIEIWQETMNYNFFIEKDFKINKFLKIAEWNNVLFDKKNIADYNFVDDMLIIEKKEDIKKEVYKNLIQVLIISLKGYIYEGSYCVIKNCKEGLGKFIYNTYGITFEGEWENDQINGSGHLYTNNFKYFGKFQNNLFNGNGIYVDNLLNQYEGEFLNGYFNGNGKLIYNENTYIGIFENNNLIGKGKILYKNGSIYTGEIKNFLPHGYGFLSYNKSTVYEGFFIGGKKNGNGFLTLNYNSTLNDTFCIEGKWKDDKPVIKKSFNIIFPNKDKYIGKIYILSNLKNINKDNNMYDDTMVKEISKKLFNVKELIENRITFINLDNNKIVNSTNNILKEKSDINNTPNIRCINTISTLKSNNNLEDENLKKENIPLIITQENHLIEHNCCKNDNDNNYENIRVLKKKILKEKLEIFVNKKEKNLLRKSFEILDRNWIYNIEKKLKKNKDVVEYLQQKKLFVIPHSKGLSIYNKKKENYDGNFCLGMKHGYGVSVYDSINRYEGYWFRGMKHGYGILYEGDNIFYAHFNNGKLIEKEKILPENINNYKPKKDPNIKTYNNFLLNQSFFDYKHFISSFLLNYL from the exons ATGAAGAAATTCAAAGATAGTTTACACATTTTCTCTCCAAAGAATAAAAG ATATAATGAcattaagaaaaatgaaatacaAAAAGGTATAATCTATGAAATTGGAAATGAAATTGAAGAAAATTTTGATGAAGAtgtagaaaatataaaatttaatgcAGATGATATATCatctttttttgtaaaaaataatgaattagaGAGTAAGGAAGAATACTTATggtatgaaaataaaaatgatacaaaaaacaatatatataaaaaaatggaagATAATAAAATGGAAATATTATTTGATCCTACTCTTAGTGGCCCTTTTATATGTTGCATTGTAATTTTGTCAAAAAAAGAGAATGTAGAAATGGAATTTATTTATCCAAATATTGATGTAAACGAAGAAAATGtgttaaacaaaaaaaacacaaaaataataacacCCTTTAATATATGGTATAGATATAAAGGAGAGTGGAtagaagatataaaaatcTTAATTTTGGAAAGAATGAGTTTATTTAAAGATATCAACATGAGTAACGTACTCTgtgattttaataattttaaatctaATAACTATGAatataatattctttataGTGTAAGTGgcaataaatattatttaatagcTCTGGATTATTTAGAAGATAATAAATgtaaagaaattataatgaTAAGTCAAATtccatattttaatattctttCGATGAAATTGCATTCAATTATTCAATCATTTGTAATAAAGAAAGATTACAAAATATTAGAGCAATTTATTGACAGTTTTTCTATGGATACAATATTTGAAGAGGTTACATTTAATgacttttatataaatttatctagagatataaaacatataaataatattaaaataaagaacattttaatatttttaaaagctgtattattagaaaaaaaaattgctaTATTATGTTCTAAAAAGGGAATTGGATGTAAGActttattattgtttttatcatttattccagatattataaatttaggATTTAATATAAGAAATTATGAAGATAAATTTGAAGAGtggaaaaaattaaaattaccattaattttatttcatgaaaaatatattttattattatatatagataATCTTAAAgtatttaatgaatatacttcagaaaaaaattatttattatctaCAAACGTTAATAGTGATTTGTataattttatcaaaaatgATTCAGACATTTTGTATGATATAGATAAAGATACCTTAATAATAAGGAATGAAAAATTGATTAATGCATTAGCATTAAccaaatatgaaaataattatttaaaaaaaattcacttagattttaaatatttttttaatttaacttcgttttttgaaaatataaagcaaaatgataaaataataaatactcagaacataaattattcaaataCAAAAATTCACAATATCAATAATACcagtaaaataaatgataaaattttaaataattataataataaaaatagtactAATAACATTAATAATTACAATGAGATAAGTAATGAAaacaatatttataatactaATCATATCAATATTAATAACACTAACGATAATAATACtgttaatattaataaaaataataatttaagtaataataatatttataataacaatgaaataaataaaatagaagctaacaataatatgaaaaataaaaaaattttaaaggaAAATAGTGCAAATGGAAATGAAATGCAGATAGAacagaaaaataaattagataaaaatgatataaatgaattacATAATAGtagattaaataaaaaaattccaaCAAATGAATATTCTGacgaaaaatatgaatatattgatgatgaagaagatatttatattataaatacgAGATCATCAGCTTTAAAAAAGAAGcaatataaaaattgtataGGAATAAATGAAAACATAGCGACTGGTGAAAAAGAAGGTAGTTTAAAAAGTGATGAGGtggaaaaatatattactgATTTAAGGATCCACTTCCATATTTActttaatgattttttttctttaagtaaagaaaattttgaagaagggataaaaaaaaaaaaagaattatacgaactaaattataataaattttttattgaaatttGGCAAGAAACTATGAATTACaacttttttattgaaaaagatttcaaaattaataaatttttaaaaatagcaGAATGGAACAATGtattatttgataaaaaaaatatagcgGATTATAATTTTGTAGATGATATGTtaataattgaaaaaaaggaggacataaaaaaagaagtatataaaaatttaattcaagtattaataatatcattAAAAGGGTATATATATGAAGGCTCTTATTgtgttataaaaaattgcAAAGAAGGATTaggaaaatttatttataacacATACGGTATAACATTCGAAGGAGAATGGGAAAATGACCAAATAAATGGTTCAGGGCATTTGTACACTAATAATTTTAAGTATTTTGGAAAATTTCAAAACAATTTATTTAATGGAAATGGTATATATGttgataatttattaaatcaatATGAAGGAGAGTTTTTAAATGGATATTTTAACGGAAATGGAAAGcttatatataatgaaaatacgTACATTggtatttttgaaaataataatttaattggTAAAGGAaagattttatataaaaacggTTCTATTTATACTggggaaataaaaaattttttacctCATGGTTATGGTTTTTTATCTTATAATAAATCGACTGTATATGAAGGTTTTTTTATtggaggaaaaaaaaatggaaatggTTTTTTAACGCTAAATTACAATTCCACACTGAATGATACATTTTGTATTGAAGGAAAATGGAAAGATGATAAACCTGTGATCAAAAAAAgctttaatataatattcccaaataaagataaatatatagggaaaatatatatactatcaaatttgaaaaatattaataaagataataatatgtACGATGATACCATGGTTAAAGAAATAagcaaaaaattatttaatgtgAAAGAGTTGATTGAAAATAGAATTACCTTTATTAATCTAGATAATAATAAGATTGTTAATAGCACGAATAATATACTAAAGGAAAAAAgtgatattaataatactCCAAACATTCGTTGCATTAATACCATTTCCACATTAAAAAGTAACAATAATTTAGAGGacgaaaatttaaaaaaagaaaatatccCTTTAATTATTACACAAGAAAATCATTTAATAGAACATAATTGttgtaaaaatgataatgataataattatgaaaatataagagttcttaaaaagaaaattctgAAAGAAAAACTTGAAATTTTTGTcaataaaaaagagaaaaatttaTTGAGAAAATCCTTTGAAATATTAGATAGGAACTGGATatataatattgaaaaaaaattaaaaaaaaataaagatgttGTTGAATATTTACAACAGAAAAAGTTATTTGTTATTCCACATAGTAAAGGattaagtatatataataaaaaaaaagaaaattatgatGGGAATTTTTGCTTGGGTATGAAACATGGATACGGTGTATCAGTGTATGATAGCATAAATAGATACGAAGGATACTGGTTTAGAGGAATGAAACATGGTTATGGCATTTTATATGAAGgagataatatattttatgctCACTTTAATAATGGCAAAttaattgaaaaagaaaaaattttacctgagaatataaataattataaaccTAAAAAAGAtccaaatataaaaacatataataattttttattaaatcaatCTTTTTTTGATTATAAACATTTTATATCCTCTTTTTTACTCAattatctttaa
- the SCD gene encoding stearoyl-CoA desaturase, putative, with product MGYLVKSILINYNEMESTWHKFKENYMGIEDIGIIYLSTVFILLSCYLLRRYFSENFINLIKILKCGLSIVIALMSLKHLNLNIKLGINLFHFYNILQLCNFLEAISTHNKKSNSKSGEESKIINKYEASIENEYEYELIGDTSKHLEKIAKKILNNKKSLKENEGILKEKEIIDEIEKKEKEEEEYMKAKNNLNSKKRRERQKKNTFWIYVFFLQTFFVFFFYYLWTFIQNLMIMKVYLTLQLIKCLISFVSNFLKNNSNIKLLKRITHVLDIAYMIWISIFFTKISYISNNSSLIQKFATFSIVLHVFYAHMLFSNYLYLYHKQFRSSLFTFILFFHAFAVIGMIRIYYHSYGKSLLIQCIVFYLINGFGITFGAHRLWSHRAFKASRIVQFIFLILNSFANQGSVIVWSRNHRLHHKYSDTKYDPHNIRYGFFYSHVGWLLYQKTKYVKEKEKEIYIDDLLQNPLLVLQHKLDPYFNLFFCFIVPGIYSYFMYNNFWDGFFILGALRWIITLHATWSINSASHSFGHRPYNIDIKPSNNIFTSIVALGEGCHNYHHVFPYCYAMNENFYILSINPTKYLINFFYYLGLVWDLKSAQNICKEVRLREGLKLEKRNKLLSENIKNEIMKKEDTSYITELMNSFKAFCNDYISISTFMYILYFLRDIIIMITIFLIHLWYCYNKYGNGTMFSKFSEKFTLESNNICSVSLFIFFHIILYTLPMGTMFASIYSLVYECKRELLFEKPFFNHFFGSIISSFILLPYSSEKTKKPLLASLNEDFLKLLKGPIYFDLYTLIFSFFLVFYGMASYVFGYFYFFIFVISPYIVFNMWLLIYIYLLKNPPFLQMDINTKDVDIGVLNYVAFQSLLEWKKNNSIYQSKKRLYKLIFSFINFIHHHLCYTHVVEFINSKIPSYRTKEIYKHFDKTLDQYYGLRNDKFMEILKEFL from the exons ATGGGTTATTTAGTTAAGAGCATtctaattaattataatgaaatgGAAAGCACATGGCACAAATTTAAGGAAAACTACATGGGAATTGAAGATATAGGAATAATTTACTTGTCAACTGTTTTTATATTGCTTTCTTGCTATTTATTAAGAAGATATTTTTCTGAGAATTTTATTaacttaataaaaattttaaaatgcgGACTGTCTATTGTAATTGCCTTGATGAGTTTGAAACATTTAAACTTAAACATCAAATTAGGTATTAATTTGTTTcacttttataatattttacaaTTATGTAATTTCTTAGAAGCAATTAGTAcccataataaaaaaagtaatagtAAATCAGGTGAAGAAAGCAAAATAATTAACAAGTATGAAGCAAGCATTGAAAATGAATATGAATATGAATTAATTGGAGATACGTCAAAacatttagaaaaaattgctaaaaaaattttgaataataaaaaaagtttaaaagaaaatgagggaatattaaaagaaaaagaaattatagatgagatagaaaaaaaagaaaaagaggaAGAAGAATATATGAAAGcaaaaaacaatttaaattCTAAGAAAAGAAGAGAGAGGCAAAAAAAGAACACTTTTTGGATATATGTTTTCTTTTTACAAACATTTTTTgtgttctttttttattatttgtggACTTTTATTCAGAACTTGATGATTATGAAAGTATATTTAACATTACAATTAATTAAATGCTTAATATCCTTTGTTtccaattttttaaaaaataattcgaatataaaattattaaaaagaataacaCATGTACTTGATATTGCTTATATGATATGgataagtatattttttacaaaaatttcttatatatCAAATAATTCAAGTTTAATACAAAAGTTTGCTACTTTTTCTATAGTTCTTCATGTATTTTATGCGCATATGcttttttctaattatttatatttgtatCATAAGCAGTTTAGATCTTctttatttacatttattttattttttcatgcATTTGCTGTAATTGGTATGATCAGAATTTATTATCATAGTTATGGAAAGTCTCTATTAATTCAg TGCAtagtattttatttaataaatggcTTCGGAATAACATTTGGGGCACATCGATTATGGTCTCATAGAGCCTTTAAAGCTAGTCGAATTGTAcagtttatatttttgattttaaATAGCTTTGCAAATCAAGGTAGTGTAATAGTTTGGTCAAGAAACCACCGTTTACATCATAAATATAGTGATACAAAATATGATCCTCACAACATAAGATAtggttttttttatagtcaTGTTGGATGGTTACTATATCAGAAAACCAAATATgtgaaagaaaaagaaaaagaaatttatattGATGATTTATTACAGAACCCTTTACTTGTATTACAGCACAAATTGGAtccttattttaatttattcttttgTTTTATTGTACCTGgtatatattcttattttatgtataacaatttttgggatggattttttattttaggaGCTCTTCGATGGATAATTACTTTACATGCTACATGGTCTATTAATAGTGCCTCTCATTCATTTGGTCATAGGCCGTATAATATTGATATAAAACCatctaataatatttttacttctATTGTAGCATTAGGGGAAGGATGTCATAACTACCATCATGTTTTTCCTTACTGCTATGCTatgaatgaaaatttttacatTCTTAGTATCAATCCTACTAAATATTtgataaatttcttttattatttaggATTAGTATGGGATTTAAAGTCCGCgcaaaatatatgtaaagaAGTTAGATTAAGAGAAGGTTTAAAATTAGAGAAGAGAAACAAATTATTAagtgaaaatattaaaaatgaaataatgaaaaaagagGATACTAGTTATATAACGGAGTTAATGAATTCTTTTAAAGCTTTTTGCAATGATTATATAAGCATTTCAACATTTATGTacattttatactttttaagagatattataattatgattactatatttttaattcactTATGGTAttgttataataaatatggaAATGGAACTAtgttttctaaattttcGGAAAAATTTACTTTAGAAAGTAATAATATATGTTCTGTTTcccttttcattttttttcatatcatTTTATATACCTTACCTATGGGAACTATGTTTGCAAGTATCTATTCATTAGTTTATGAGTGCAAAAGAGAGCTACTTTTTGAGAAACCATTTTTCAACCATTTTTTTGGTAGTATTATTTCctcctttattttattacctTACAGTtcagaaaaaacaaaaaagccATTGCTTGCATCATTGAATGAAGATTTTCTAAAACTTTTAAAAGGCCCTATATATTTTGACTTATACACTTtgatattttcctttttcttgGTATTTTATGGAATGGCTTCTTATGTGTTtggatatttttatttctttatatttgttataaGCCCTTACATTGTATTTAATATGTGGTTATTgatatacatttatttattaaaaaaccCCCCGTTCTTGCAAATGGATATAAACACAAAAGATGTAGATATAGGTGTTTTAAATTACGTTGCTTTTCAATCTCTTCTTGAgtggaaaaaaaataattctatttATCAGagtaaaaaaagattatacaaattaattttttcatttataaatttcataCATCATCATTTATGCTATACACATGTTGTGGAGTTTATAAATTCAAAAATACCTAGTTATAGAAccaaagaaatatataagcATTTTGATAAAACATTAGATCAATATTATGGGTTACGTAATGATAAATTTATGGAAATATTGAAGGAATTTTTATAA
- the TCTP gene encoding histamine-releasing factor, putative yields MKVYKDVFTNDEVCSDSYIQEDPFGISEFRNIAFEVKSNKRIKGNEDYGIADNSEEAQEGMGADVEHVIDIVDSFQLTSTSFSKKEYSTYIKNYMQKVVKYLEEKKPDRVEVFKTQAQPFIKHILTNFSDFEFYMGESLDMEAGLIYSYYKGEELTPRFVYISDGLYEEKY; encoded by the coding sequence atgaaagTTTATAAAGATGTTTTTACAAATGACGAAGTATGCTCAGATTCATATATCCAAGAAGATCCTTTTGGAATTTCTGAATTTCGAAATATTGCATTTGAAgtaaaatcaaataaaaggATAAAGGGAAATGAAGACTATGGAATTGCTGATAACAGTGAAGAGGCTCAAGAAGGAATGGGAGCTGATGTTGAGCATGTAATTGATATTGTGGATTCATTTCAATTAACCTCAACTTCTTTCagtaaaaaagaatatagtacttacataaaaaattatatgcaAAAGGTTGTTAAATATTTAGAAGAGAAAAAACCTGACCGTGTAGAAGTTTTTAAAACTCAAGCTCAACCATTTATTAAACACATTTTAACAAATTTTAGTGACTTTGAATTTTATATGGGTGAATCACTTGATATGGAAGCAGGcttaatatattcatattataaGGGAGAAGAATTAACACCACGTTTTGTGTATATATCTGATGGATTATacgaagaaaaatattaa